ACATTTCTGCTGCAAGTTATGCACACTTACTTAGCCAGCTGTCAGCTGAACAAATGGAATCTAAATAAACTGATCAGATATATATAAGtcttattaaaatttaaaaatccgTCAGTGCTCTTAATCTGCAGAGATTCGTTTGGGAATATAAACTGTAAGTATTTGGGACAAAGTGCAAAATCCCAGTGTGTTGCCCTGGTGCAAAGGAGGATCTTGTCATTGCAACTGCAGCATTGTTCTGAATTtagagcaaacagcagcagctgagccgGTTCCTTATCATTCACTCTCCTGATCTCTCCCTTGCACATGTAATTACATGCAAGTTTTGATTAACTATTAAGCCTACATGAATCCTACATATTTTATTTGCCAAAATATAGTTACGATTAAGTTTATTTCATTGTCTTTTCAACAGCCAGAAAATCTGCTCATCGATTTGAGAATCCCAGTGCCTCGAGTCAAGATCATTGATTTGGAAGATGCAGTTCAGATCACAGGTCATTACCATGTCCACCACCTCCTTGGAAACCCAGAGTTTGCAGCCCCTGAAGTTATCCAAGGCCTTCCTGTCTCCCTGAGCACGGATATCTGGAGCATTGGGGTCCTCACCTACGTCATGTTAAGCGGTGTCTCTCCGTTCCTGGATGAAAGCAAAGAAGAGACTTGCATCAATGTGTGTAGAGTGGATTTCAGCTTCCCACACGAGTACTTCTCCGATGTGAGCCACGCCGCCAGGGATTTCATCAACGTTATCCTGCAGGAAGACTTCAGGAGAAGGCCGACAGCAGCCACTTGTTTACAGCATCCGTGGCTGCAGCCGCACAATGGCAGCTATTCCAAGATCCCACTGGACACCTCCCGCCTGGCGTCCTTCATCGAGCGCCGCCGGCACCAGTACGACGTGCTCCCGGTGCCCAGCGTCAAGAGCTTCCTGCTGAGCAGGATGAGCCCGGGCACGTAGTGCCTCCATCCACAGGCCCTccgctgctgctcctgagcctgGGCCGGGAGCGCCGCCGGGAGCGCCGCCGGGAGCGCGCGGATCCCTCTGTACATATCCCGTGTTCGGCGTTTGCTTTTCACCAGCTGCAGGGTGAGAATCACTGCAGACGTGGCAATGGGACCAAGGCCAAGGGGGTGACAGCAGCGGGGACACGCTCCCTCTCTCGGGGCACGTGAGGGACACATCCACTGCCGAAAAAGGACTGCAGGAAGCAAACACCAACGGGGAATGAGAGCCAAAATTGCAGTTGCCTTAATCTTTGTGAGGCAGCCTTACAAGAAATCCTCTTGATCTTGCTGAACTGAATTCAAAATGTACAAAAGACTAGAAGTAGGATAGTGGGGGGGAGTGAGACCAGGCTGACCTTAGCACGTACTGCAGAACTGGACCGGTCAGTTTTTGCTGAAATCATTGCAAGCCTGCTCCAGGTTATCAGTCAGACTTCTCATGCCCCATCTGCCCAGGTCTGCCATGATTTCAGTGGGGACTTTGCCTGCATAGGACATGCTGGATCAGGCTCCAGTCACTGCTGGATCAGCTGCCATGGTGGTGTGGCTTAGGAACATTCATGTTGCATGATAGTGCTCAGACCAAAATCCTCCATGAAGCCCCTCCTTGGGCTTTCTGCTGTGTGAAGTCAACGTGCAGCACCTTTCAGAGCTACAATTGAGGCAATGAATTCACTGGAGCATACAGCTGGTTCTGATTAAGCACAATGGGACtatggtgggttttttaaaagcattttatacACATTGTACAGAAATCTTTTGCAAAACCTGTGCATTGAGAAAAGGCAGAGTCCAATTTTTGCAGTATCTGTAAACTAGATGACGATGGTGATGAAGACAATTTTTTCTATCACAGGTTTTCAGTATACATATATTGTAtcatagatataaatatatataaatataaaggaTCCTGTTCCATTTCTAGCTTCAGAATTGCTTGGCCCAAAGTCCATCTAGGCCTTTCAGAGTGCAGTAGGAGTGGTGAGTTCATTCTTGTGCTTACAGCTTGAAAATCGTTTTCAGTGTTTAAAGCATGTCATTTGTTTCATTTCCAAACTTGTAAATATCGCTCAGCCACCATTAGCACCTCATAACCAAAGCATTCATGAGGATATTTTTATGTCCAAAGCCTAatttgtaataaaaaaataatattcacaATTAAAACATTTCCCTCTTGCAAGCCAAGTTGCAACATCATCATATTGATGTTACAGTGACGGAGCCAGCCTTAAGTATAACCAACATAGGGAGTCTGCAGTGACAAATCAGCAGTTTGTAGGTTGGCCAAATCTTCCTTTCTAGAAATGGGACTGGAAGGGGAAACCATCTGAGGCTTCCCCATCCTACTGCCACACCACAAAGCTCTACAGCCTTGTGGGGTTACAATcaaagagattttttcccctggcaTGTGGGGACTTTGTCTCGGTGCTGAGTACCATTTGTGTGTCTGTAATGGGAAATTGGCAGTTGTTACCAAAGGTTTTCCTAAGGAAAAGGGCTTGATCTGACCACATGTGCTCATATAGACTCTCTGGCAATGGAGAGAGTCAAAACTCATTTACCATCTGAGTAACTGCACTGTGAGCCTGCAGGAGCAAGCGCTGTCTCTGCCAGTGGTGGGTGGAGATACCCTGCAAGTACTGTTAAATTCTCAGGGCTCTGACAGCCCTTTTTTGATCCACCTCCAAGGTCCCTTTCACAGCAGGGAGGAGACCTGGCCCTTCTCTTTGTGCTTGCTCTGTCACTACACCAGAGTGGTCAGTATTTCGTTAGAGGGGAAGAGGCACAGCAAAAACCCTCAGTGCTCGAGGCTGAGTGTGTGCAACAAAGAACAGCCCTTGAGGTGGGGAAGCCAGGGGCAGAAGGGTGAGCCCAGGTGCCTCAGCAGAGTCAGCAGCAGTTCTGTGAGAGATCTAACGCAGGGAGGGGGTGTGGAAAGGTTTGAAAGAGACAAGTGTTCACAGAAGGGTAAGCTTTTTGAAAATCATCCAGAACCTATCTCAGTTCCTCGCTAGAGCAGCAGCTGATTTTCTAAGCAATCCAGCAGCACCTCTTAGATAAAGACCAGACTCTCATCCTGAGCAACAGTGCAAAGTATGCAATTTCTTAGCAACTGAATACAGACAGCAGTCAAGGGGGTCTCTAATTACCACCAGCCTCAGGTACTTTCTCACTACAGGACTGTCTGTAATTCTTCCTATTTGTCAAAGCTGGCTCTTTGTGCTGTGATTGTGCTGCccttaaaaaaatgtttgtggAAGTGTGGTCTGTAAAACCCACAGTTTTTATTAGGCCCATGGGTACAGTTTGAACCACAGGCTTTCTGCTTGGCATTAATACAAACAAATTCTCGTGTATCACATGAAATTTGGAGTTATTTAGCATTTTGTTTTCCTACATCCTGCATTCATATGTCAAACTACAACAGCAGACCCTTTGAATGCACAGAGGGAAAAAGCTGGACTGTTTAAGGTAATATTTAAGCCTCTCATTGCTATCaaataacagaaaagaaaacccaaaaggCTGAAAGAGAGACGATATATATTTAGGTACTGGTGCTCAAATTCAAAAAGACTCCttgctgagagagctggaggtgctgaATTCTGATCATGTTGAATGTTCTGGAGTTACTACCTtttgtggttttgctttttccataTTCATGTTAGAACACCTCTTCCTGGACACCATTCTTCTTACAGCCTATTCAGGAATACTTGAACCAGTTAAAACTTCCATAAAACATTTGTGATTACCAACCCTTCTTGCTTTTGCCTGAATAATACCAATTTGACATGCAGTATTGCCCTTTGATAAATGCAGAGAACTATCCTGACTTTGCTCTTTCCAAGTATTTTTCAGCCAACCTGTGGTGCCTCTGGAGATACAACAGGTCCTGTAACTCTGTTGAAAACTGTAACTCCATTGCAAAGAGATTACAGAAGCTGAGTAAGTAGACCTGGAGTGCCCCTGCTGAGTGAGAAGCCCCACAGCCAACCCCCTGTGTAGCATTCTCCAATGACTGGATTTTTTGGTGCATGAAATACTGTCTGTAACAAACACAGTTTCTCAGCGAAGCTCCCCGGACAATATAAAACCCCAAGGGGAAGATTTCCACCTGCAGCTGTGTACCACTCAGGGTGCTCCCAAGATGGCTTGAAAGTGTGGTGGTAGCTGCACCCCTTTAACTTCTCCAGCAGCTTCCAACCATCCAGGATGACCAGCAGGAATCCTGACAGCAGTGCACCACAAGCTGTGTGGAGTGGCACTGTGCACACAGCCACTGCCATCAGACACCTCCACAGTGCTCTTGCCCTGCTCTGACAGCAAAGTGTGGctcacagtgtccccaggtgctgggTGACAGAAGGGCAGCAGCAATGGGGCTGGTGACACCACAGAGCCCAGAGGACACGGTGACATGGAGGGCTCCTTACTTAAGATGGCTTCATTTAATGAATGTGCAATGAGAAGTTAACTCACCTCTCTCTCTGCTGCACTcggagcagccaggccagggcaggAATTCTGCTGGCCATGTAAACTGCCAGCCCCCATCAGGtgtggctgccctgggggacgccccaggtacccccaggcTGCCAACCCCCCCATgcatggcactgctggggtgacacacagccagcccagggctgtaACTTCAGTATTTCAAAGCACTCCAGGCTTTAAAATTTACAATATGTCTCTCTCTTCTCAGTGATGCCAACAAGTTTCATTTAGTCttattgccttttctttttaaaagactATGGATTGGGTTTTTCCAGAAACATGTATCTTTTTACTTCTAAGTTAATGCTGAGACAGTCTGTGCCCTCAGCTGTCCCTGAGGCTGTGGCTTCAGTGGAGTTCATTGGTATTTCTGACAATGCCATTAGGCTGTGCTACAGATACTGTGCATAAAGGCTGAATGCAGAGCCACACATTATAGCCTGACTATATATAGCACTATTTTAATGCCCTTGCCATGGGGGGACTGTGTCAAGTAACCTAGGATAATATAAACTTCAGAGACAGATGTAAAGGCTTCTCTGTGCACATAAACGTCTAGCAGAAAATTTACATGCACAGGGGTTCACTacctttttttgttcttgttccTTTCCCAGCAGAGGTGGATTCCCCTCTAACACagggcttggggtttttttgagctCATTCACTCATGTCCCATCAGAAAATGGTGCTTTCCCAAGGAAACAAAGTCAAATCCCATTTTACTAGGCTGACTGCACACTGCCATCAAGTGATGTACTCTCGTTCTGGGATCTGTGTAGTGCTGAGTGTTTCCATAGCGTCAGGATGCTGAATGTTTGCTGTAACTGTAGTCTTTATTATGGAGCTAGTGAAAACCAACATCTTCTCTACTCAAGCCATATTTCACCTTCATGTCCAACTTCTGATGCTGGTGCTTTTACTTCTCTTTCTACTAAACTGTTCAACACTGCTCTGCCACTGAGGTCAATTTGCTGATAACTTTTGGAAAGCAAATGCAATAgcaagtgcaaaaaaaaaaatcaatctcaGACTTATTCACTGAGATAAGAGCAAACAGTTGGAACGTGTTGATGCTTTTTAATCCTAGCAACAATCcactgaaggaggaaaaaagaaacagtatTACTAACAGCTCAGCATTTTCAAGGTGCAAAGTAATTCCACAGCCTTAATTATTTCAGTGTATTGCTGGTCTGCCTTAAATGTATCTTCAGTTTTATTGCGTATTTCATTTTGTATGCACACAATGTCGGTTTGTAAAGGCAGGTttgtaaatatttcctttgtaaGTCTAATCACTCATGTGTACTGTTGTGAGGTGACTACTTGCTGTCCCATGTTGTTGTTACTATTCTGCAGTATATATGATCATCTACAGATGTAGCTTCAACCTGTACATCTCCTGTCCTTGCATTCCCATAAACAGAGTATACTCAAGACTCCGTTTCTGGGCTTTTttgattaaataaaattattcagagAAGACCGGGTCAATCTTATTTCACACATGTGGCATTTTTCTGAGCGAGGCCTTGGAGACTCggggctggctgagggcttTATTCAGCCCATGTTTTCGGGGGGATCTCTCAGGGACCCAGCCCAAGGGACTGTCACCCTGGCTGCATCCACCGAGCGGCCTTTGGGAACCACCCGGGGAGCCGGCACGGCGAGAAACCCTCGGGTCACACCAAACACTCTGCACCGGCGGCTTCTGCTTCCCGGGGAATGGGGTGACGAGAGAACGGGGAATCGTGGAGGGACAGCGGGCCTCAGGGAGCAGGGCCGGGATGGCGCAGGGGCTGCCGCCTCAGGGAGGGAATCCGGGACGGCCACAGGGACCCCGGGGTGGCGGAGCTGGGGTTCCCGCCGCAGGGAGGGGACGCGGGACGGGGCACACGGACCCCGGGGTGGTGGAGCTGGGGTTACCGCCTCTGGGAGGGGACGCGGGACGGCCACACCGCCTCCCGTGTGTCACACGTgtgcccgccccgcgcccctccCGCTCCGCATCATCTCCGTGCGCCGGGCCCGGCGATGGCGGCGGGGCCCGCGGGGGCCGTGGCGGCGGCGCTGAGCGGGGCAGGCGCGCTGCGCTTCGGGCACTTCGTGCTGAAGAGCGGCCGCTCCTCGCCCGTGTACATCGACCTGCGCGGCCTCGTGTCCCACCCGCGGCTCCTGCGGCAGGTGCGGCCCGGGGAGTCCCGGACCCGCCCGGGCCTCGCGTGTGCTCGGGGTGGCGGCTCCCTCACGGCCTGGGGGCAGCGGGATCGGCAGCGCTGCCGCGGCTCCCGCACGGTCGGCTCTCGGGTCGTTCATTGATTTAGTCACGtttgctccagcctggctcttAAGAAGCgtttggttttcctttccaggttGCAGGACTCCTTTTCCGGGCAGCCCAGGATGCGGGGCTGCAGTACGACTGTGTGTGCGGCGTTCCGTACACGGCGCTGCCGCTCGCCACCATCATCTGCTCCGAAAATCAGGTGCCCATGCTCATACGGAGGAAGGAGGCAAAAGACTACGGTAAAGCCTTCAAATCAAGAGTTTGCAATTTACCGTGTTTGGGAAATGACTTTATGTAACTTGTGGTTCTTTTGTAAGGCACAGCATCTCCCAGTTTAAGGTTACCCTTGCAATTTACTAAGCAGGCCCTTTGCCCCTAAAGCAAACCTCCCACAGCATTCCAGCCTGatcagcctctcccagctggtTGCTGTTTAGCCTGCAGCTTTAGTCCTGCTGTAGGAGATTTGGAGACTCTTGAAGGGTGTTTTCTgattctttggttttgtttgtgagagtttgtttcttttctgtaccaatgtatttttttttccttgttacCCTTGCTATGGTTCTGGGTTAGTGGCCTCATCCAGAAATGAGGATTTATAACTCAGATTCTCCAGCATGCTGAGACCAGAGCCACATTTCACTCTCAAACAGAGCTCTTTGCATATTGACACCAAAAGGAACCTTTCTAGTCTCTTCTTCATTTATTTCTCAAacccctttttctttccttatgcTGTGGTCCTGTAGTCAGTGAGCCAGGTGAGCAGCAGTCCCTTTTCTACTCAATGAACCATTTATTTGATTGTGATAAAGGATGTGGGAGAGCAGATTGAAGCATTGACCTGCCATATAACTGGATTTCTATGCATCCTCTTCCAACAGTGTGTAATTAGAAAGTGCACTTGTCAAAGCTAAAAGCTGCTCCTGTGTCAGGCATTGGGACAGCCATGGAAACGTTTGCTGTTCCTTCTTGTGAAGCACAAGCCAGTTGTGACAGCGATTAACTGCTCCTGGGAAAGCCAGGCATCCCTTTGTCGCTGCCCCCAGGAGGCCTTTCATGGATTCGTGCCTGTTGTTAGTTAGGACAAAGGCACTTGAGGCTTTACTGCTTCTAGTTGTTCTAACAGGCATATCAAGTGCACTGTGCTGCCTGTGGAAAACGAGACATGCTGAAGAGTGCCAATTACTTGGCTGCCTTAAAGATGTTTTAAATAACAAGAGAATAACTTTGTAGCCTTAAAGATGTTTTAAATAACAAGAGAATAACTTTGTAAGTCTAAGCTTTCAAGTCATGGCAATACTAAACTTTTGTCATCTTATTGAAACATTGGAATTTGTGCTGTTAACAGTGTATCAGTTTTTCTATGGAATATAACTACTGGAAACATAAAAGTAGTATTTTATCAGCTTGGAGAAGTAACAGTCTTTATGAACTGAATTACAGATCAGTGAGTGAGCTGTGGTAAGAACTGTGATAAGTGGTATCATCTAATAAAGTTTTGATTCTACTAAGGTTTTCTTGGGTTGTCCAACCTTTCCTAATTTGGTggagtgttttgtttttatttttcaggtacTAAGAGGATGATAGAAGGCACCATTAATCCAGGAGAGACATGCCTGATCATTGAGGATGTGGTAACAAGTGGATCCAGTGTACTGGAAACTGCAGAAGCTCTCCAGAAAGAAGGATTGAAAGTCACAGATGCCGTAGTGCTGTtggacagggagcagggtgggaaggCCAGGCTAGAGGAACACGGAATTCGCCTGCACTCTGTGTGCACCCTGTCTGGGGTGCTGGAGattctccagcagcagggagaagtgGCTGCTGAGGTGGTTGAAAAGGTGAAGAAATTCATAGAGGGAAATGTGTTTGAGGCTCAGAatggtgctgctcctgggaagaGGCTCTGCAAGGAGCTGAGCTTCAGTGCTCGTGCCCAGCTGCCAGGGGTGCATCCTATTGCAGCCAGGCTTCTCATGCTCATGGAAAGGAAGCAAACCAACCTGTGCCTTTCTGCTGATGTCACCAgccccaaggagctgctgcagctagCTGCCACCCTGGGCCCCAGCATCTGCATCCTGAAGACTCATATAGACATCCTAAATGATTTCACCCAGGAAGTAGTAAAGGAGTTGAGAGCGCTCGCAGATCAACATGAATTCTTGATTTTTGAAGACAGGAAATTTGCAGATATTGGAAACACAGTGAAACACCAGTATGAAGGTGATTATCATCAAGCTGGATTTACTATAACTTTGCCTCTGGTGTGTGTAactgcagtgctggcacaggttgccaGGAGAGAGCGTGGAATCTCCAACCTTGGGAAATACTCAAGGGGATAAGACCCTGAGCAATCTGACCTAGCATTGAAGTTAACCCTGCTGAGAGGGCATGGCctcctgaggtcccttccaacctcaactTTTT
This genomic window from Ammospiza caudacuta isolate bAmmCau1 chromosome 8, bAmmCau1.pri, whole genome shotgun sequence contains:
- the UMPS gene encoding uridine 5'-monophosphate synthase, with translation MAAGPAGAVAAALSGAGALRFGHFVLKSGRSSPVYIDLRGLVSHPRLLRQVAGLLFRAAQDAGLQYDCVCGVPYTALPLATIICSENQVPMLIRRKEAKDYGTKRMIEGTINPGETCLIIEDVVTSGSSVLETAEALQKEGLKVTDAVVLLDREQGGKARLEEHGIRLHSVCTLSGVLEILQQQGEVAAEVVEKVKKFIEGNVFEAQNGAAPGKRLCKELSFSARAQLPGVHPIAARLLMLMERKQTNLCLSADVTSPKELLQLAATLGPSICILKTHIDILNDFTQEVVKELRALADQHEFLIFEDRKFADIGNTVKHQYEGGVFRIASWADIVNAHVVPGSGVVKGLKEVGLPLQRGCLLVAEMSSQGSLATGEYTKAAIQMAEDNSDFVFGFICGSRVSNKPEFLHLTPGVQLQTGGDNLGQRYLSPKEVIGEKGSDVIIVGRGILAASDRVQEAEKYRKAAWESYLSRLGAPAED